Proteins from one Akkermansiaceae bacterium genomic window:
- a CDS encoding argininosuccinate synthase, with product MKILVAYSGGLDTSVLLKWLKEKYSAEIIAYCADVGQADELDGLEEKALSTGASKYFLGDLKEEFAADYIFPMIQANAIYEGRYLLGTSIARPCITKGMLDVAIAEGADAIAHGATGKGNDQVRFELSAASLAPQIKCIAPWRDASFRKEFPGRAEMIAYAEANNIPIKASMKKPYSMDRNLLHISFEAGMLEDPWYDGTTAADREMYVLSTSPEDAPDKAEYVQILFDKGNAIGLQADGLAEIISNLGDFKVLGEKDGYTLLTPYGIMRVLNFLGGKHGVGRVDIVENRFVGMKSRGIYETPGGTILLAAHRDLETLVVDREAMHIRDSLIPKYAQLVYNGFWFAPEREAIQALVTYTQQTVSGEVRVKLYKGNVMNAGRKSPHSLYSEAVATMEGGQEAAYNQDDATGFIALNALRLKASARQAK from the coding sequence ATGAAAATTCTCGTCGCCTACTCCGGTGGTCTCGATACCTCCGTCCTGCTCAAGTGGCTCAAGGAAAAGTACTCCGCTGAGATCATCGCTTATTGTGCGGATGTCGGCCAGGCGGATGAACTGGACGGCCTGGAGGAGAAGGCGCTCAGCACCGGCGCGTCGAAATATTTCCTCGGCGACCTGAAGGAGGAGTTCGCCGCCGACTACATTTTCCCGATGATCCAGGCGAACGCGATCTATGAGGGCCGCTACCTGCTGGGCACCTCCATCGCCCGCCCGTGCATCACAAAGGGCATGCTGGACGTCGCCATCGCGGAAGGTGCGGACGCCATCGCCCACGGTGCCACCGGAAAGGGCAACGACCAGGTCCGCTTCGAGCTTTCCGCCGCTTCACTGGCCCCGCAGATCAAGTGCATCGCCCCATGGCGCGACGCCTCCTTCCGCAAGGAGTTCCCGGGCCGTGCCGAGATGATCGCCTATGCCGAGGCGAACAACATCCCGATCAAGGCCTCCATGAAGAAGCCTTACTCGATGGACCGGAACCTCCTCCACATCTCGTTCGAGGCGGGGATGCTCGAGGATCCATGGTATGACGGCACCACCGCCGCTGACCGTGAGATGTATGTTCTCTCCACCTCTCCGGAAGACGCTCCTGACAAGGCGGAGTATGTCCAGATCCTCTTCGACAAGGGTAACGCCATCGGCCTCCAGGCGGACGGCCTCGCGGAGATCATCTCCAACCTGGGCGACTTCAAGGTGCTGGGCGAAAAGGACGGCTACACCCTCCTGACCCCGTATGGCATCATGCGCGTGCTCAACTTCCTTGGGGGCAAGCACGGCGTCGGCCGCGTGGACATCGTCGAGAACCGCTTCGTCGGCATGAAGTCCCGGGGCATCTATGAAACCCCCGGCGGCACCATCCTGCTCGCCGCCCACCGCGACCTCGAGACCCTCGTCGTGGACCGTGAGGCGATGCACATCCGTGACTCCCTCATTCCGAAGTACGCCCAGCTCGTCTATAACGGCTTTTGGTTCGCACCGGAGCGCGAGGCGATCCAGGCCTTGGTCACCTACACCCAGCAGACCGTCTCCGGCGAGGTGCGTGTGAAGCTCTACAAGGGCAACGTCATGAACGCCGGCCGGAAGTCCCCGCACAGCCTCTACTCCGAAGCCGTCGCCACCATGGAAGGCGGTCAGGAAGCGGCCTACAACCAGGACGACGCCACCGGCTTCATCGCCCTCAACGCCCTGCGCCTCAAGGCCAGCGCGCGCCAGGCGAAGTGA
- a CDS encoding protein kinase: MQERYQIRGKLGQGGLGSVYRGYDTRMNREVAIKRISADGDPGLQKEATQQLQKEAGSLASLQHPNIVTVYDVDQDADGPYVVMELITGKTLDELVEGAPLTFEDFKELAKQTQEGLIAAQELELVHRDIKPGNLMLNWLPSGKFQVKIVDFGLAKLMPAPTRQEIDQNDSVMGSIFFMAPEQFERAPLDRRVDMYAMGCVYYHALTGEYPFNGESGLDVMTAHLHHTVVPLSELRPDLPIWLCDWVMWQMNRLPDDRPQDARRSLHVFLQNESAPPPPPPKEKPPGPQAPGVKRPGAPAAKQIPTGPVKNSTPVAKTQSAPRTLTPPEGFKPSVHTSSVFVGDSLVPAPDTTLPPRPTTSMVEVKKASAAPTSRMASPAKVTPTAPASRPAATPAKVTPTAPAARPAATAAKVTPTAPTVRGGSAPQATAAAPTVRAAPTAAGPGTRPAAYVPVPAKPKKQMKQSEKTALWIAAGLIAAFIAFLIFKFGG, encoded by the coding sequence ATGCAAGAACGCTACCAAATCCGCGGAAAACTCGGCCAAGGAGGTCTCGGTTCGGTCTATCGGGGCTATGACACCCGGATGAACCGGGAAGTCGCCATCAAGAGAATTTCGGCTGACGGAGATCCCGGATTACAGAAGGAGGCCACCCAGCAGCTCCAGAAAGAAGCCGGTTCCCTGGCCTCCCTCCAGCATCCCAACATTGTCACCGTGTATGATGTGGATCAGGATGCGGACGGCCCCTATGTGGTGATGGAACTCATCACCGGCAAGACACTGGATGAGCTGGTCGAGGGCGCCCCCCTCACCTTCGAGGATTTCAAGGAACTGGCGAAGCAGACGCAGGAAGGCCTGATCGCCGCGCAGGAACTGGAGCTGGTCCACCGGGACATCAAGCCGGGCAACCTGATGCTCAACTGGCTGCCTTCCGGAAAGTTCCAGGTGAAGATCGTGGACTTCGGCCTGGCGAAGCTGATGCCCGCCCCCACCCGCCAGGAGATCGACCAAAACGACTCCGTGATGGGGTCCATCTTCTTCATGGCACCGGAGCAGTTCGAGCGCGCGCCGCTGGACCGCCGGGTGGACATGTATGCGATGGGGTGTGTGTATTATCACGCGCTGACCGGCGAGTATCCTTTCAACGGGGAAAGCGGCCTGGATGTGATGACCGCCCACCTCCACCACACGGTGGTGCCTCTTTCGGAACTCCGGCCCGACCTTCCCATCTGGCTGTGCGACTGGGTGATGTGGCAGATGAACCGCCTGCCGGATGACCGTCCGCAGGACGCCCGCCGTTCCCTGCACGTCTTCCTCCAGAATGAGAGCGCCCCTCCGCCTCCTCCGCCGAAGGAAAAGCCACCAGGCCCACAGGCTCCGGGCGTGAAACGTCCGGGTGCCCCCGCCGCGAAACAGATCCCCACGGGGCCGGTCAAAAACAGCACACCCGTCGCCAAGACCCAGAGCGCGCCACGGACGCTGACGCCTCCGGAAGGTTTCAAGCCGAGCGTCCACACGTCTTCCGTTTTTGTCGGTGACAGCTTGGTTCCGGCACCGGACACCACCCTGCCGCCGCGGCCCACGACCTCCATGGTGGAGGTGAAGAAAGCCTCCGCCGCCCCAACGTCCCGCATGGCATCCCCTGCCAAGGTGACGCCCACCGCTCCTGCATCCCGGCCTGCCGCCACGCCTGCCAAGGTGACCCCGACCGCTCCCGCAGCCCGGCCTGCCGCCACCGCGGCAAAAGTCACACCGACCGCCCCAACGGTCCGCGGGGGTTCCGCCCCACAGGCCACCGCCGCCGCCCCTACTGTCCGCGCCGCTCCGACCGCCGCCGGCCCCGGCACCCGTCCGGCCGCCTACGTGCCGGTCCCCGCGAAGCCAAAGAAGCAGATGAAGCAGAGCGAGAAGACGGCCCTCTGGATCGCCGCGGGACTCATCGCCGCCTTCATCGCCTTCCTCATTTTCAAGTTCGGCGGGTGA
- a CDS encoding cysteine desulfurase, translating into MEAAGVIYLDANATTPLLPEVLDAMLPWLRDGFPNPSGAYAGAKQARKAIDLARGQVADLLGADAEEIVFTGGGTESVNTALWSLHRLTGEGAVVVSAIEHSAVLRFVETLAREVRLAPVDAGGRVIPEKFSALLDGAAFASVMAANNETGVIQPLAGLVRLAKEKGVPFHSDAIQAAGKTGPGLAAMGADMLSISAHKFHGPKGVGALWIRKGLRFTPLLSGGGQEAGRRSGTENVPGIVGMGAAAVAMKRAAEDGTLGRVEEIRDAFEAKVLEEIHGVTPNGTREHRLPNTCHLSFDGCEAAGLLILLDDAGVACSAGSACMTGKQKPSHVQLAMGIPEELAKSSLRISFSLLNTMEEAMAAATALKKAVEKLRRVQGLGVGPVQVYTP; encoded by the coding sequence ATGGAAGCTGCGGGGGTGATCTATCTGGACGCCAACGCGACGACGCCACTTCTGCCGGAGGTGCTGGACGCGATGCTGCCGTGGCTGCGCGATGGTTTCCCGAATCCATCCGGCGCGTATGCAGGGGCGAAACAGGCCCGGAAGGCCATTGATCTGGCCCGTGGACAGGTGGCGGATCTGCTGGGTGCGGATGCGGAGGAGATCGTCTTCACCGGCGGTGGGACGGAGAGTGTGAACACCGCACTATGGTCCCTGCACCGGCTGACCGGGGAGGGGGCGGTGGTTGTTTCAGCCATCGAACACAGCGCGGTGCTGAGATTCGTTGAAACGCTGGCTCGTGAGGTGAGGCTGGCACCGGTGGATGCCGGAGGCCGGGTGATCCCGGAGAAATTTTCCGCGCTGCTGGATGGTGCCGCTTTCGCCTCCGTGATGGCGGCGAACAACGAAACGGGCGTGATCCAGCCGCTCGCCGGATTGGTGCGGTTGGCCAAGGAAAAAGGGGTGCCATTCCACTCGGATGCCATCCAGGCTGCTGGCAAGACCGGGCCGGGATTGGCCGCCATGGGGGCGGACATGCTTTCCATCTCCGCGCACAAATTCCACGGTCCGAAGGGCGTCGGTGCGCTATGGATCAGGAAAGGCCTGAGATTCACCCCCCTGCTGTCCGGTGGAGGACAGGAAGCGGGCAGACGCAGCGGAACGGAGAATGTCCCGGGGATCGTGGGCATGGGAGCTGCCGCCGTGGCGATGAAACGGGCTGCGGAAGACGGGACTTTGGGGCGGGTGGAAGAAATCCGCGATGCTTTCGAAGCAAAGGTTCTGGAAGAGATCCACGGCGTGACACCCAACGGTACGCGGGAGCATCGCCTGCCGAACACGTGTCACCTTTCCTTCGATGGCTGCGAGGCGGCGGGGTTGCTCATTCTGCTGGATGACGCGGGTGTGGCCTGTTCGGCCGGTTCCGCCTGCATGACCGGCAAGCAAAAGCCATCCCATGTCCAACTGGCGATGGGCATCCCCGAAGAACTCGCGAAAAGCAGTCTCCGCATCAGTTTTTCCCTCCTCAATACCATGGAGGAGGCGATGGCGGCTGCCACAGCTCTCAAGAAGGCCGTGGAGAAACTCCGGCGTGTCCAAGGGCTGGGAGTGGGGCCAGTGCAGGTCTACACGCCTTGA
- a CDS encoding type II toxin-antitoxin system VapB family antitoxin, translated as MATNIQLDEKLISEAQKLGKHPSKRATIEDALREYVQRRKQLEILNLFGQIDYDENHDYKAARVRK; from the coding sequence ATGGCAACCAACATCCAGCTCGATGAGAAGCTGATCTCCGAGGCCCAGAAACTTGGCAAGCACCCCTCTAAACGGGCAACTATCGAAGATGCCCTGCGTGAATACGTGCAGCGGAGGAAGCAGTTGGAGATCCTTAACCTCTTCGGGCAGATCGATTACGACGAAAACCACGATTACAAAGCCGCAAGGGTCCGCAAATGA
- a CDS encoding PIN domain-containing protein, which yields MRVIVDTSVWSLALRRKVVMESAHVGLLKDLIQDGRVVLLGAIRQELLSGIRHPEQFEHLRSQLRSFPEAPVEIEDHEAAAGHFNACMAAGIQGSSIDYLICAYATRRNFQILTTDPDFRHFSKHIPISLLDP from the coding sequence ATGAGGGTGATCGTCGACACTTCGGTTTGGTCACTGGCGCTTCGGCGCAAGGTTGTCATGGAGTCCGCCCATGTAGGCCTGCTCAAAGATCTCATCCAGGACGGGAGGGTCGTCCTGCTGGGGGCAATCCGCCAGGAACTTCTCTCCGGTATCCGGCATCCGGAGCAGTTTGAGCACTTGCGCTCCCAGCTGCGATCCTTCCCGGAAGCGCCGGTCGAAATCGAAGATCATGAAGCGGCGGCCGGTCACTTCAATGCCTGCATGGCTGCGGGGATCCAGGGAAGTTCCATCGACTACCTGATATGTGCCTACGCAACACGGCGGAACTTCCAGATCCTGACCACCGATCCGGATTTCAGACACTTCTCCAAACATATTCCCATTTCTTTGCTCGATCCGTGA
- a CDS encoding M20/M25/M40 family metallo-hydrolase — MPGQRVWASYIRKHAASVECDAYGSTWATLPGKSKKIIMLEAHADEIGYMVKHIDERGFLRIDRVGGSDAATARGRRLNILGDKGPVPAIIGNTAIHLRRDDAGHEKAPLVHDLWVDVGACSPLEVAALGIRPGHPAVYQDEPMQMTEKRLVSRALDNRIGGYIIAQVMKKIAAGKKKPAFTLLCLNAVQEEIGGHGAMMASYRLKPDACVCLDVTHATDTPGIDHTKHGHVKLGHGPSLTHGTSNHPHVVKRLIETAESKHIPVQHEASSRFTGTDTDKIFHSREGIPSALVSLPLRCMHSVVETADMEDIANTIALLTGFVLSLSEKDTFHQAL; from the coding sequence ATGCCGGGGCAGAGGGTCTGGGCCTCCTACATCCGGAAACACGCGGCCTCCGTGGAGTGCGACGCCTACGGCTCCACCTGGGCGACACTGCCAGGCAAATCAAAGAAGATCATCATGCTGGAGGCCCATGCCGATGAGATCGGCTACATGGTGAAACACATCGACGAGCGGGGTTTCCTGCGGATCGACCGCGTCGGAGGATCTGACGCGGCCACCGCACGGGGACGCCGCCTGAATATCCTGGGCGACAAGGGTCCGGTGCCCGCCATCATCGGCAACACCGCCATCCACCTCCGTCGTGATGACGCGGGCCATGAAAAAGCGCCTCTCGTCCATGACCTGTGGGTGGATGTGGGAGCGTGCAGCCCGCTGGAAGTCGCCGCGCTGGGCATCCGTCCCGGCCACCCGGCCGTCTATCAGGATGAGCCGATGCAGATGACGGAGAAGCGCTTGGTCAGCCGTGCACTGGATAACCGCATCGGCGGCTACATCATCGCCCAGGTGATGAAAAAGATCGCAGCCGGGAAGAAGAAGCCCGCCTTCACCCTGCTCTGCCTGAATGCCGTGCAGGAGGAGATCGGCGGTCATGGCGCAATGATGGCCAGCTACCGCCTGAAGCCGGACGCCTGCGTCTGCCTGGACGTGACCCACGCGACCGACACCCCGGGAATCGACCATACCAAACACGGCCACGTGAAGCTCGGTCACGGCCCATCCCTCACCCACGGCACCTCGAACCACCCGCATGTGGTGAAACGTCTGATCGAAACGGCGGAGTCGAAACACATCCCCGTCCAGCACGAGGCCAGCAGCCGCTTCACCGGCACGGACACGGACAAGATCTTCCATAGCCGCGAGGGCATCCCCAGCGCCCTCGTCTCCCTGCCGCTTCGCTGCATGCACTCCGTGGTGGAGACGGCGGACATGGAGGACATCGCCAACACCATTGCGTTGCTCACCGGCTTCGTTCTTTCCCTTTCGGAGAAAGATACCTTCCACCAAGCTCTCTGA
- a CDS encoding c-type cytochrome: MLSQIPCSPKLALLPLCAIFSPICSAQIGDAQDKVGEIQKSLVPADQIPPAPPLSPQDALKSLKIAPGYRVELAASEPQVQEPVAVAFTPDGRMWVAEMRGYMPDVDGNGEDLPTGRVVVLTDGDGDGFFEDSRVFADGLVMPRAILPVADGILVGTPPLLEFLRDTDGDGKADKRETVAGDYGVKVDPKRPHLANPERAPNSLLWGHDNWIYSSAYTRKFRFTPGGQWRMEPTSFRGQWGLTQDAYGRLYHCSNSDHVRVDLIPSHYLSRNTNYPALSGTNVNAAADQFVWPARVNPGINRGYRPEMLRNGRLKEFTAAGGNWIYDGDLLPDLKGNYFIPEPAGNFVRRSTMSHANGAVSAANAYSSDEFLTSTDERFRPVSVTTGPDGALYIADFYRGILQHRISLTSYLRNQILDRQLDKHLNLGRIYRIVPESPASPIPRRITTPAGGEWLARLSHPNHWWREEAQRHLVTQGGTDQIPALRKLAVDGTIMGRVHALCTLEGLGGGALDADTLAPALGSEDPVLLVHAIRLSEPFIKEGKDTRLLPLVVKAATGGPPEAMLQAVLSLGELRNPELDLQLAEAVRNHPENKHLLDAFLSGLENREFQFLAKLSSLPAWQEDLPASHRMFTQLARGVMGSRQPEHCGKVAELAAEALQGGHTKRAVALLDGLLPVSGSSRRPLELAAEPAGWKALMEHPATKPKTTALANVIVWPGKAGVTAALKPEPLTTEQQSRFEAGRQLYAAVCAACHQTNGRGLEGLAPPLLDSEWVLGPAGRPIRIVLHGVRGPITVLGKVHTGDMPPMGAALDDVQLASLLTYLRREWGHTATPVEPEEVTTVRKATANHTDAWSPEELMKIK; this comes from the coding sequence ATGCTTTCCCAGATCCCATGTTCCCCCAAGCTGGCCCTGCTGCCGCTCTGCGCCATCTTCTCCCCCATCTGTTCCGCACAGATCGGCGACGCGCAGGACAAGGTCGGCGAGATCCAGAAGTCATTGGTCCCGGCCGACCAGATCCCGCCCGCCCCGCCGCTCTCCCCACAGGATGCGCTGAAGTCGCTGAAGATCGCGCCGGGTTACCGGGTGGAGCTGGCCGCATCCGAGCCCCAGGTGCAGGAGCCGGTGGCGGTGGCGTTCACGCCGGATGGCCGCATGTGGGTGGCGGAAATGCGCGGCTACATGCCTGACGTGGACGGCAACGGTGAGGATCTGCCCACCGGTCGTGTCGTGGTCCTGACGGATGGCGATGGGGATGGTTTTTTCGAAGATTCCAGGGTGTTCGCGGACGGTCTGGTCATGCCCCGGGCCATCCTGCCGGTGGCGGACGGCATCCTGGTGGGTACCCCTCCCTTGCTGGAGTTCCTCCGTGATACGGATGGGGACGGCAAAGCTGACAAGCGCGAAACCGTGGCCGGTGACTATGGGGTGAAGGTCGATCCGAAACGCCCCCATCTGGCGAATCCGGAGCGCGCGCCCAACAGCCTGCTGTGGGGCCATGACAACTGGATCTACAGCTCCGCCTACACGCGGAAGTTCCGTTTCACCCCGGGCGGCCAGTGGAGGATGGAGCCCACCAGCTTCCGCGGCCAATGGGGTCTCACCCAGGATGCCTACGGAAGGCTCTACCACTGCTCGAACAGCGACCACGTGCGCGTGGATCTCATCCCTTCCCACTATCTTTCCAGAAACACGAACTATCCCGCCCTTTCCGGAACGAACGTGAATGCCGCCGCCGACCAATTCGTTTGGCCCGCCCGGGTGAATCCCGGCATCAACCGCGGCTACCGGCCTGAGATGCTGCGGAATGGCAGACTCAAGGAATTCACCGCCGCGGGTGGTAACTGGATCTATGATGGCGACCTGCTGCCCGACCTGAAGGGCAACTACTTCATCCCTGAACCGGCGGGAAATTTCGTCCGCCGCAGCACGATGTCCCATGCCAACGGTGCGGTCAGCGCCGCCAACGCCTATTCCTCCGACGAGTTCCTCACCTCCACCGACGAACGGTTCCGCCCGGTGAGCGTGACCACCGGCCCGGACGGCGCGCTTTACATCGCGGATTTCTACCGGGGCATCCTTCAGCACCGCATCTCCCTCACCAGCTATCTCCGCAACCAGATCCTGGACCGCCAGTTGGACAAACACCTCAATCTCGGACGCATCTATCGCATCGTCCCGGAAAGCCCGGCGTCCCCGATTCCGCGCCGCATCACCACTCCGGCGGGCGGCGAATGGTTGGCGCGGCTCTCCCATCCGAATCATTGGTGGCGGGAGGAAGCCCAACGCCATCTGGTGACACAGGGTGGGACGGATCAAATCCCCGCGCTGCGAAAACTGGCCGTTGACGGCACCATCATGGGCCGCGTCCACGCCCTCTGCACGCTTGAGGGACTGGGCGGCGGTGCACTGGATGCGGACACGCTTGCCCCAGCACTTGGCAGTGAGGATCCGGTCCTGCTGGTACATGCCATCCGGCTCTCGGAACCATTCATCAAGGAAGGCAAAGACACACGCCTGCTGCCACTGGTGGTGAAGGCAGCCACCGGAGGTCCTCCGGAAGCGATGCTTCAGGCGGTTCTTTCGTTGGGAGAACTCCGGAATCCGGAACTGGACCTGCAGCTCGCGGAAGCGGTCCGGAACCACCCGGAGAACAAGCACCTGCTGGATGCCTTCCTGAGCGGGTTGGAGAACAGGGAGTTCCAGTTCCTGGCCAAGCTCTCATCCCTCCCCGCTTGGCAGGAAGATCTGCCAGCCAGCCACCGCATGTTCACCCAACTCGCACGCGGGGTGATGGGGTCCCGCCAGCCGGAACACTGCGGCAAGGTCGCGGAACTTGCGGCGGAGGCCCTTCAGGGCGGACATACCAAACGGGCGGTGGCACTGTTGGACGGCCTGCTTCCCGTTTCCGGTTCATCCCGCAGGCCACTGGAATTGGCGGCGGAGCCTGCTGGCTGGAAGGCACTGATGGAACACCCTGCGACCAAGCCAAAAACCACCGCGCTCGCCAATGTCATCGTCTGGCCCGGGAAAGCGGGTGTCACCGCCGCCCTGAAGCCGGAACCGTTGACAACGGAGCAGCAGTCACGCTTCGAGGCGGGCAGGCAACTCTACGCTGCCGTCTGCGCCGCGTGCCACCAAACGAACGGCCGAGGTCTGGAAGGACTTGCCCCGCCGCTTCTCGATTCCGAATGGGTGCTGGGGCCAGCCGGCCGCCCCATCCGCATTGTCCTCCATGGTGTGCGCGGCCCCATCACGGTGCTGGGCAAGGTCCACACCGGCGACATGCCGCCCATGGGAGCGGCGCTGGACGATGTGCAGCTCGCCTCTCTCCTCACCTACCTCCGGCGGGAATGGGGGCACACCGCCACGCCTGTGGAACCGGAGGAAGTCACCACCGTGCGCAAGGCGACCGCCAACCATACCGATGCGTGGAGTCCCGAAGAGCTCATGAAGATCAAGTGA
- the trmD gene encoding tRNA (guanosine(37)-N1)-methyltransferase TrmD, translating to MRIDIVTLFPEVALAPLSDSIIQRARAAGLVEVHAHQLRDWSVDKHKRVDDTLCGGGQGMLLKPEPLFAAVEALKREDTLVVLMTPQGRPFRQAVAQELSRTSHLLILCGHYEGVDHRVIDALVDVELSIGDYVLTNGAIAAAVVCDAVIRLLPGALGDERSHVEESFSDPNLLEAPSYTRPIEFRGMRVPDVLISGHHGNILAWKKEKALERTKANRPDLL from the coding sequence ATGCGGATCGATATCGTCACGCTTTTCCCCGAGGTTGCTCTCGCACCGCTGAGCGACTCGATCATCCAGCGGGCCCGCGCGGCGGGTCTGGTGGAGGTGCATGCGCATCAACTGCGGGACTGGTCCGTGGACAAGCACAAGCGGGTGGACGACACCCTTTGCGGCGGTGGCCAGGGCATGTTGTTGAAGCCGGAGCCGCTGTTCGCGGCGGTGGAGGCGCTGAAACGTGAGGACACGCTGGTGGTGCTGATGACGCCGCAGGGCAGGCCATTCAGGCAGGCTGTGGCGCAGGAACTTTCAAGGACATCCCATCTGCTGATCCTTTGCGGCCACTACGAAGGGGTGGATCACCGGGTGATCGACGCCCTTGTTGATGTCGAGCTTTCCATCGGTGACTACGTGCTTACCAACGGAGCAATCGCCGCCGCCGTGGTGTGTGATGCGGTGATCCGCCTGCTCCCCGGGGCGCTGGGGGATGAACGCTCCCATGTGGAGGAGTCCTTTTCCGATCCGAATCTGCTGGAGGCACCATCCTACACCCGGCCCATTGAGTTCCGCGGCATGCGGGTGCCGGATGTCCTCATCTCCGGCCACCATGGCAACATCCTGGCGTGGAAAAAGGAAAAGGCGCTGGAGCGCACAAAAGCCAACCGGCCGGATCTGCTGTAA
- a CDS encoding HlyC/CorC family transporter — protein sequence MIDLISHFQFLASVAPEPATEFPSTGKAMLYIAGIVFFLLLNAFFVASEFAIVKVRPSQLEGELKDNPVKAATALKVVNNLDGYLSANQLGITIASLALGFLGEPFVAAMVSPLLMQTGMSVWWVKGISFALAIISFTFLHVVIGELMPKSIAISRSVGVTMNLAAPLHAFYKTAHWAILVLNGTANWLLKKLFNIEPISEGDHTHSAEELALLVAQSEKSQEVTETEREILINALGLNELWVRDVMTPRNKVIVLDADSPFSDALDTAMRSKHTRFPLVKGHLDQAVGLIHIKDLFKAMREPDPSLTRIKRDLKIVPDTMPLDMLLKFFLKEHAHLALVVDEFGTPAGIVFLDNVIEELVGEIQDEFDNDRSQFSRINDDEFIVEGSMTLNDLEGYVEELYLESGEVTTVGGYLTQQLGRFPEVGETVEVLGYEAKVTSTDGRRVGQVHFRKLPEPSAESSVTVEDSSAA from the coding sequence ATGATCGACCTCATTTCCCATTTCCAGTTCCTCGCCAGCGTCGCGCCGGAACCCGCCACCGAGTTCCCATCCACGGGCAAGGCGATGCTCTACATCGCGGGGATCGTTTTCTTCCTGCTGCTGAACGCGTTCTTCGTCGCGTCCGAGTTCGCGATCGTGAAGGTCCGCCCCAGCCAGCTCGAAGGCGAACTGAAGGACAATCCGGTGAAGGCCGCGACGGCCCTGAAGGTGGTCAACAACCTCGACGGCTATCTTTCCGCCAACCAGCTCGGCATCACCATCGCCTCGCTGGCACTCGGTTTCCTCGGTGAGCCGTTCGTCGCGGCGATGGTTTCACCGCTGCTGATGCAGACGGGCATGTCCGTGTGGTGGGTGAAAGGCATTTCCTTCGCCTTGGCCATCATCTCGTTCACGTTCCTCCACGTGGTCATCGGCGAACTGATGCCGAAGTCCATCGCCATCAGCCGTTCGGTCGGTGTGACGATGAACCTCGCAGCGCCGCTGCATGCTTTCTACAAGACCGCTCACTGGGCCATCCTGGTGCTGAACGGTACCGCCAACTGGCTGCTGAAAAAGCTCTTCAACATCGAGCCAATCAGTGAGGGGGACCACACGCACTCCGCGGAAGAGCTGGCCCTGCTGGTCGCCCAGAGCGAGAAATCCCAGGAGGTCACCGAGACCGAGCGCGAGATCCTCATCAATGCCCTCGGCCTGAACGAACTCTGGGTGCGTGACGTGATGACGCCGCGGAACAAGGTCATTGTCCTGGATGCGGATTCCCCGTTCTCGGATGCGCTCGATACTGCGATGCGGAGCAAGCACACGCGCTTCCCGCTGGTGAAGGGGCACCTCGACCAGGCGGTGGGCTTGATCCACATCAAGGATCTGTTCAAGGCGATGCGTGAACCGGATCCGAGCCTGACCCGCATCAAGCGCGACCTGAAGATCGTCCCGGACACCATGCCGCTGGACATGCTGCTAAAGTTCTTCCTTAAGGAACACGCGCACCTCGCGCTGGTGGTGGATGAGTTCGGCACGCCCGCCGGCATCGTTTTCCTCGACAACGTGATCGAAGAACTCGTCGGGGAGATCCAGGACGAGTTCGACAACGACCGCTCCCAGTTCAGCCGCATCAATGATGACGAATTCATCGTCGAAGGCTCGATGACGCTCAACGACCTCGAGGGCTACGTCGAAGAGCTGTATCTGGAGAGTGGGGAAGTCACCACGGTGGGCGGCTACCTGACGCAGCAGCTCGGCCGGTTCCCGGAAGTGGGCGAAACCGTCGAGGTGCTCGGCTACGAGGCGAAAGTCACCAGCACGGATGGACGCCGTGTGGGACAGGTCCATTTCCGCAAGCTGCCGGAGCCGAGCGCGGAGTCCTCCGTTACGGTTGAAGATTCATCCGCCGCCTGA
- a CDS encoding zinc ribbon domain-containing protein, with translation MPIYEYVSEASEDPEHSCRICAKGFELRRPVDRAPLEVCPLCKNPVKKVISRVNSPVVSKPMSVTDAKKAGFTILQKRDQGVYEKL, from the coding sequence ATGCCAATATACGAATACGTCTCCGAAGCCTCCGAAGATCCCGAGCATTCGTGCCGAATCTGCGCCAAAGGCTTTGAGTTGAGACGACCGGTGGACCGGGCTCCGTTGGAGGTTTGCCCGCTCTGCAAGAACCCGGTCAAGAAGGTGATTTCCCGTGTGAATTCACCGGTGGTTTCGAAGCCTATGTCGGTGACCGATGCCAAAAAGGCCGGCTTCACGATCCTCCAGAAGCGCGATCAGGGCGTTTACGAGAAACTCTGA